Proteins from one Fusobacterium periodonticum 1_1_41FAA genomic window:
- a CDS encoding ABC transporter substrate-binding protein, protein MKKIKYLLFGIFTIFMLAACGEKKEEAKTEAPVELKKVDFLLDWVPNTNHTGLFVAKEKGYFAEEGIDLDIKQPANESTSDLIINNKAPMGVYFQDYMASKLAKGAPITAIAAIIENNTSGIITNKNLNINSPKELAGHKYGTWDIPIELNMLQFIMEKDGGDYSKVELVPNTDDNSITPLSNGVFDAAPVYYAWDKIMGDSLNIETNFFYYKDYAPELNFYSPVIIANNDYLKDNKEETIKILRAIKKGYQYAIEHPEEAAEILIKYAPELENKKAMIIESQKYLASQYATDKDKWGYIDPVRWNAFYNWLNEKGLTKNPISENTGFSNDYLE, encoded by the coding sequence ATGAAAAAGATTAAGTATTTGTTATTTGGAATTTTTACAATTTTTATGTTAGCTGCCTGTGGAGAAAAGAAAGAAGAAGCTAAGACAGAGGCTCCTGTTGAATTGAAAAAAGTTGACTTCTTACTTGATTGGGTACCTAACACTAATCACACTGGACTTTTTGTTGCTAAGGAAAAAGGATATTTTGCTGAAGAAGGAATAGACTTAGATATAAAGCAACCTGCAAATGAAAGTACATCAGATTTAATTATTAATAATAAAGCACCTATGGGAGTATATTTCCAAGATTACATGGCTTCTAAATTAGCAAAAGGAGCTCCTATAACTGCTATAGCTGCTATCATAGAAAATAATACTTCTGGAATAATAACTAATAAAAACTTAAATATCAATAGTCCAAAAGAATTAGCAGGACATAAGTATGGAACTTGGGATATTCCTATAGAACTTAATATGCTACAATTTATAATGGAAAAAGATGGTGGAGATTACTCAAAAGTTGAACTTGTTCCTAATACTGATGATAACTCAATAACTCCTCTATCAAATGGAGTTTTTGATGCAGCACCTGTATATTATGCTTGGGATAAAATTATGGGAGATAGTTTAAATATAGAAACAAATTTCTTCTACTACAAAGACTATGCACCTGAGTTAAATTTTTATTCGCCTGTTATAATAGCTAATAACGATTATTTAAAGGATAATAAGGAAGAGACTATAAAGATATTAAGAGCTATTAAAAAAGGTTATCAATATGCTATAGAGCATCCAGAAGAAGCTGCTGAAATTTTAATAAAATATGCTCCTGAACTTGAAAATAAAAAAGCTATGATAATAGAATCTCAAAAATATTTAGCTAGTCAATATGCAACTGACAAAGATAAATGGGGATATATAGATCCAGTTCGTTGGAATGCTTTTTATAATTGGTTAAATGAAAAAGGATTAACTAAAAATCCTATTTCAGAAAACACAGGTTTCTCAAATGATTATTTAGAATAA
- a CDS encoding ATP-binding cassette domain-containing protein, with protein MKKTLEIKNLSYSFGDNHILKDINICVKENEMVAIVGSSGVGKSTLFNLIAGVLKKQNGEITINGSDDYIGKVAYMLQKDLLFEHKTIINNIILPLIIAKIDKKVALEEGRKILKQFNLEKYADKYPKQLSGGMRQRVALIRTYMFKRNIFLLDEAFSALDAITKKELHKWYLNLKNEFNLTTLLITHDIEEAIFLSDRIYILANKPGEIIKEIKIEINPNEDIDVQRLFYKKEILNIMNIE; from the coding sequence ATGAAGAAAACATTAGAAATTAAAAACTTATCTTATTCTTTTGGAGATAATCATATTCTAAAAGATATAAATATTTGTGTTAAAGAAAATGAAATGGTTGCTATAGTAGGGAGTAGTGGAGTTGGTAAATCTACTCTTTTCAATCTTATTGCTGGCGTTTTAAAAAAACAAAATGGTGAAATTACTATCAATGGAAGTGATGATTATATAGGTAAGGTTGCATATATGTTACAAAAAGATTTACTTTTTGAGCATAAAACAATAATTAACAATATAATTTTGCCTCTAATTATAGCAAAAATAGATAAAAAAGTTGCACTTGAAGAAGGAAGAAAAATTTTAAAACAATTCAATTTAGAAAAATATGCTGATAAGTATCCTAAACAGTTAAGTGGAGGAATGAGACAAAGAGTTGCACTTATTAGAACTTATATGTTTAAAAGGAATATTTTTCTTTTAGATGAAGCTTTTTCAGCTCTTGATGCTATAACTAAAAAAGAGCTACATAAATGGTATCTCAATCTAAAAAACGAGTTTAACTTAACAACTTTACTTATAACTCATGATATTGAAGAAGCTATATTCTTAAGTGATAGAATATATATCTTGGCTAATAAACCAGGAGAAATTATAAAAGAGATAAAAATTGAAATTAATCCTAATGAAGATATAGATGTTCAAAGACTATTTTACAAAAAAGAAATTTTAAATATTATGAATATTGAATAA
- a CDS encoding ABC transporter permease has protein sequence MKKFLNRNISFISIIILITVWQVCGNLGLLPKFIFPTPLEIANAFVRDRALFLFHFKITMLEALIGLALGIFFACLLAIIMDSFEMINKIVYPLLIFTQTIPTIALAPILVLWLGYDMTPKIVLIVINTTFPIIISILDGFRHCDKDAIQLLKLMNASRWQILYHLKIPTALTYFYAGLRVSVSYAFISAVVSEWLGGFEGLGVFMIRAKKAFDYDTMFAIIILVSAISLISMELVKRSEKKFIKWKYLEEEENEKD, from the coding sequence ATGAAAAAATTTTTAAACAGAAACATAAGTTTTATTAGCATTATAATTTTAATAACTGTTTGGCAAGTTTGTGGAAATCTAGGCTTGCTTCCAAAATTTATCTTTCCAACCCCATTAGAAATTGCTAATGCTTTTGTGAGAGATAGAGCACTATTTTTATTTCATTTTAAAATTACTATGCTTGAAGCTCTTATAGGACTCGCCTTGGGAATTTTCTTTGCCTGTCTTTTAGCAATTATTATGGATAGCTTTGAAATGATTAATAAGATAGTCTATCCTTTATTGATATTTACACAGACTATACCAACCATAGCTTTAGCACCTATCTTAGTACTTTGGCTTGGTTATGATATGACACCAAAAATTGTTTTGATAGTTATAAATACCACTTTTCCTATTATCATAAGCATACTTGATGGTTTTAGACATTGTGATAAAGATGCTATACAGTTATTAAAGCTTATGAATGCAAGTAGGTGGCAAATTCTTTACCATTTAAAAATTCCAACTGCTTTAACTTACTTCTATGCTGGATTAAGAGTCAGTGTTTCATATGCTTTTATTTCAGCTGTTGTATCAGAGTGGCTTGGAGGTTTTGAAGGACTTGGTGTCTTTATGATAAGAGCTAAAAAAGCCTTTGATTATGACACTATGTTTGCAATAATAATTTTAGTATCAGCTATAAGTTTAATTAGTATGGAACTTGTTAAAAGAAGTGAAAAGAAATTTATAAAATGGAAATATTTAGAGGAGGAAGAAAATGAAAAAGATTAA
- the era gene encoding GTPase Era: MKAGFIAIVGRPNVGKSTLINKMVAEKVAIVSDKAGTTRDNIKGILNVKDNQYIFIDTPGIHKPQHLLGEYMTNIAVNILKDVDIILFLIDASKTIGTGDMFVMDRINENSNKPKILLVNKVDLISDEQKEEKLKEIEEKLGKFDKIIFASAMYSFGIAQLLEALDPYLEEGVKYYPDDMYTDMSTYRIITEIVREKILLKTRDEIPHSVAVEIIDVERNEGKKDKFNINIYVERDSQKGIIIGKNGKMLKDIGMEARQEIEDLLGEKIYLGLWVKVKDDWRKKKPFLKEMGYVEEK; the protein is encoded by the coding sequence ATGAAAGCAGGATTTATAGCTATTGTAGGTAGGCCTAATGTTGGGAAATCAACTTTAATAAATAAAATGGTAGCTGAAAAAGTTGCTATTGTATCAGATAAAGCAGGAACAACAAGAGATAATATAAAAGGTATTTTAAATGTTAAGGATAATCAATATATTTTTATTGATACTCCAGGAATACATAAGCCACAACACCTTTTAGGTGAATATATGACTAATATCGCAGTCAATATTTTAAAAGATGTAGACATTATACTTTTTTTAATTGATGCTTCAAAGACAATAGGTACTGGAGATATGTTTGTTATGGATAGAATAAATGAGAATTCAAACAAACCTAAAATTTTACTTGTAAATAAAGTTGATTTAATAAGTGATGAACAAAAAGAAGAAAAATTAAAAGAAATAGAAGAAAAATTAGGGAAATTTGATAAGATAATTTTTGCTTCAGCTATGTATTCTTTTGGAATTGCTCAACTACTAGAAGCCTTAGATCCTTATTTAGAAGAAGGGGTTAAATACTATCCTGATGATATGTACACAGACATGTCAACTTATAGAATAATAACAGAAATTGTCAGAGAAAAAATCCTATTGAAAACTAGAGATGAAATTCCTCATTCTGTTGCAGTTGAAATAATTGATGTAGAAAGAAATGAAGGTAAAAAAGATAAGTTCAATATAAATATCTATGTTGAAAGAGATTCTCAAAAGGGTATTATTATTGGAAAAAATGGAAAAATGTTAAAAGATATAGGAATGGAAGCAAGACAAGAAATAGAGGATTTACTTGGTGAAAAAATATATTTAGGTCTTTGGGTAAAAGTTAAAGATGACTGGAGAAAGAAAAAACCATTTTTAAAAGAAATGGGTTATGTTGAAGAAAAATAA
- the ctlX gene encoding citrulline utilization hydrolase CtlX, whose protein sequence is MKKNITNKILMVRPALFAFNEETAVNNYYQKRDNKTVQEIQNSALIEFDKMVEKLKNIGIDVKVIQDTKEPHTPDSIFPNNWFTTHYSNTVVLYPMFAENRRLERTDRIYEFFDNVDNLNVVDYSSLEKENIFLEGTGALVLDRKNKKAYCSLSQRADEKLLDIFCEDAGYKKIAFHSYQTINEERKAIYHTNVMMAMGENYAILCADSIDNLEERAAVINELEKDKKEIVYISEQQVENFLGNTIELVNNEGVNVCVMSATAYSALTEEQKNIIEKYDVILPVDVHTIEKYGGGSARCMIAELFI, encoded by the coding sequence ATGAAAAAAAATATAACAAATAAAATTTTAATGGTAAGACCTGCTTTGTTTGCTTTTAATGAAGAAACAGCAGTAAATAATTACTATCAAAAAAGAGATAATAAGACAGTACAAGAAATTCAAAATAGTGCTTTAATTGAATTTGATAAAATGGTAGAAAAACTAAAAAATATAGGTATAGATGTTAAAGTTATACAGGATACAAAAGAACCTCATACACCTGATAGTATATTTCCAAACAATTGGTTTACAACACATTATTCTAATACTGTTGTTCTATATCCTATGTTTGCAGAAAATAGAAGACTTGAAAGAACAGATAGAATATATGAATTTTTTGATAATGTAGATAACTTAAATGTAGTCGATTATTCTTCACTTGAAAAAGAAAATATTTTTCTTGAAGGAACTGGAGCTTTAGTATTAGATAGAAAAAATAAGAAAGCATATTGTTCTTTATCTCAAAGAGCAGATGAAAAGCTTTTAGATATTTTCTGTGAAGATGCAGGCTATAAAAAAATAGCTTTCCATTCATATCAAACAATTAATGAAGAAAGAAAAGCTATATATCATACGAATGTTATGATGGCTATGGGAGAAAATTATGCTATTTTATGTGCTGATAGTATAGATAACTTAGAAGAAAGAGCAGCTGTTATAAATGAACTAGAAAAAGATAAAAAAGAAATAGTATATATAAGTGAACAACAAGTTGAGAATTTTTTAGGAAATACAATTGAACTTGTTAATAACGAAGGAGTTAATGTTTGTGTAATGTCAGCAACAGCTTATTCTGCTTTGACTGAGGAGCAAAAAAATATAATAGAAAAATATGATGTTATTCTTCCAGTAGATGTACACACTATTGAAAAATATGGTGGAGGATCTGCTAGATGTATGATAGCTGAATTATTCATTTAA
- a CDS encoding single-stranded DNA-binding protein: MNLVVLNGRLVRDPELKFGQSGKAYSRFSIAVDRPFQTSTDSQTADFINCVAFGKTAEFIGEYFRKGRKILLKGSLQMNQYESEGKKLTTYVVIAENVEFGEAKANVNTEGNDFKGTRVSTEKQSNFEELHSEDFQSADDDMESAPVADDEFPF, translated from the coding sequence ATGAATTTAGTTGTTTTAAATGGAAGACTTGTGAGAGACCCTGAATTAAAGTTTGGACAAAGTGGGAAGGCATACTCAAGATTTTCAATAGCAGTTGATAGACCTTTTCAAACTTCAACTGATTCTCAAACAGCTGATTTTATAAACTGTGTGGCTTTTGGAAAGACAGCTGAGTTTATAGGAGAATATTTTAGAAAAGGAAGAAAAATTTTACTTAAAGGAAGTTTACAAATGAATCAATATGAGTCAGAAGGTAAAAAACTAACTACTTATGTTGTTATTGCAGAAAATGTAGAATTTGGAGAAGCTAAAGCAAATGTAAATACTGAAGGAAATGATTTTAAAGGAACTAGGGTTTCAACTGAAAAACAGTCTAATTTTGAAGAACTTCACTCAGAAGATTTTCAATCTGCAGATGATGATATGGAAAGTGCACCTGTGGCTGATGATGAGTTCCCATTCTAA
- a CDS encoding cob(I)yrinic acid a,c-diamide adenosyltransferase: MEDKKYVNITKVYTKRGDKGETDLLGGSSARKDSLKVEAYGCIDETSSFIGLARYYTKNKIIKERLKEIQNKLLVLGGFLASDDKGKEMMKDQIKEEDIKLLEGYIDEYNQKLPPLTHFILPGDDEVAAHFHVARTVVRRAERRIVSLATQEDLNPLIQKYVNRLSDLMFVLARYSEEVENKKWKSTNLNI; encoded by the coding sequence ATGGAAGATAAAAAATATGTAAATATAACAAAAGTTTATACAAAAAGAGGAGATAAAGGAGAAACTGATTTACTTGGTGGAAGTTCAGCAAGAAAAGATAGTTTGAAAGTTGAAGCTTATGGTTGCATAGATGAAACATCTTCTTTCATAGGTCTTGCTAGATACTATACAAAAAATAAAATTATAAAAGAAAGATTAAAAGAAATTCAAAATAAATTATTGGTTCTAGGTGGTTTCTTAGCTAGTGATGATAAAGGTAAAGAAATGATGAAGGATCAAATCAAAGAGGAAGATATAAAGTTATTGGAAGGATATATTGATGAATACAATCAAAAATTACCTCCATTAACACATTTTATTTTACCTGGTGATGATGAAGTTGCAGCACATTTTCATGTAGCTAGAACTGTAGTGAGAAGAGCTGAAAGAAGAATAGTTTCTCTTGCAACACAAGAAGATTTAAATCCACTAATTCAAAAATATGTAAATAGATTATCAGACTTAATGTTTGTACTTGCTAGATATTCAGAAGAAGTAGAAAATAAAAAATGGAAAAGCACAAATTTAAATATTTAA